One part of the Anaeromyxobacter sp. Fw109-5 genome encodes these proteins:
- a CDS encoding response regulator, giving the protein MDVERKPILLVEDEPAIRDALAELLVHLGARVELAADGEAAWGLLADEGLRPGLVLLDLFLPRLDGLALLGRLRADARFRSLSVVTMSAAVKETPPGADGHLEKPFAFERLREVVLPHCRSSEAAPRGRGSAPGVAPPVW; this is encoded by the coding sequence ATGGACGTCGAGCGCAAACCGATCCTGCTCGTCGAGGACGAACCGGCGATCCGCGACGCTCTCGCCGAGCTGCTCGTGCACCTGGGCGCGCGCGTCGAGCTCGCCGCCGACGGAGAGGCCGCGTGGGGGTTGCTCGCGGACGAAGGGCTACGTCCCGGGCTGGTGCTGCTCGATCTCTTCCTGCCCCGGCTCGACGGCCTCGCGCTGCTGGGGCGGCTGCGCGCGGACGCGCGCTTCCGCTCCCTCTCCGTCGTGACGATGAGCGCCGCGGTGAAGGAGACGCCGCCCGGCGCCGACGGCCACCTCGAGAAGCCGTTCGCTTTCGAGCGGCTCCGGGAGGTGGTCCTGCCGCACTGCCGCTCCTCCGAGGCGGCTCCCCGCGGAAGGGGGTCGGCGCCGGGGGTCGCACCCCCCGTGTGGTGA